A section of the Chryseobacterium scophthalmum genome encodes:
- a CDS encoding FKBP-type peptidyl-prolyl cis-trans isomerase: MKKILFISLLSLLSCKRNNPVHPPVGGVLSQNDLDVSKNRMKNLNTVERQQIQDWITSQNIKFFPTQLNYWTTVDGFDKRERRPDESTVSYSYDLYDFDQTKIYDKSISRNDARFGHFDELKAVENALRYMQNGEEVTLLVPSSLAYGTYGDENKIDNDIPLIIKLKVL, translated from the coding sequence ATGAAAAAAATACTCTTCATATCTCTTCTTAGCTTATTGAGCTGCAAAAGAAATAACCCGGTGCATCCACCGGTTGGTGGTGTTTTGAGCCAAAATGATCTGGATGTTTCTAAAAACCGTATGAAAAATCTGAATACGGTGGAAAGGCAGCAAATTCAGGATTGGATTACAAGTCAAAATATAAAATTCTTTCCAACACAACTGAATTATTGGACTACAGTTGATGGTTTTGATAAGCGCGAAAGAAGACCTGATGAATCTACAGTTTCGTATTCGTACGATCTTTATGATTTTGACCAGACTAAAATTTATGATAAATCTATAAGCAGAAACGATGCAAGATTTGGACATTTTGATGAGCTTAAAGCCGTTGAAAATGCTCTTCGATACATGCAGAACGGGGAAGAAGTAACGCTTCTTGTACCATCATCATTGGCTTACGGAACTTACGGAGACGAAAATAAAATTGATAACGATATTCCTTTAATTATAAAATTAAAAGTACTGTAA
- a CDS encoding peptidylprolyl isomerase, which translates to MNVDKETYEGLKDGLYANIQTTKGNLIVKFEDKKSPVTVANFVGLAEGKIDNKAKAKGVPFYDGTIFHRVIKDFMIQGGDPQGTGMGDPGYKFEDEKNDLKHTGKGILSMANSGPNTNGSQFFITEVATPWLDGRHTIFGEVVKGTETIDAIAAVEKGAQDKPKTDIVLEKVSIFSKGDEYKGYDAAKTFNEGKGKIAANNKAMAEKAEAEAKKALEDLKAGMQVTESGLYYKITKKTEGKTAKAGDNVQVHYAGKLTNGTEFDSSFKRNEPLEFPVGTGRVIKGWDEGILLLKEGETATLLIPPAMGYGERGAGGVIPPNAWLIFDVELVKVP; encoded by the coding sequence ATGAACGTAGACAAAGAAACTTACGAAGGGCTTAAAGACGGACTTTATGCTAATATTCAAACTACAAAAGGTAACCTTATTGTAAAATTTGAAGACAAAAAATCACCGGTAACTGTGGCTAACTTTGTTGGTCTTGCAGAAGGAAAAATCGATAATAAAGCGAAAGCGAAAGGAGTTCCTTTTTATGACGGAACAATTTTCCACAGAGTAATTAAAGATTTCATGATTCAGGGAGGTGATCCTCAAGGAACAGGAATGGGAGATCCTGGATACAAATTTGAAGATGAGAAAAACGACCTTAAACACACAGGGAAAGGTATTCTTTCTATGGCTAATTCAGGACCAAACACAAACGGTTCTCAGTTCTTCATCACTGAAGTTGCTACACCTTGGTTAGACGGAAGACACACTATTTTTGGTGAAGTTGTAAAAGGAACTGAAACTATCGATGCAATTGCTGCTGTTGAAAAAGGAGCTCAGGATAAGCCAAAAACTGACATCGTTCTTGAAAAAGTAAGCATTTTCAGCAAAGGTGACGAGTATAAAGGTTACGATGCTGCAAAAACTTTCAACGAAGGAAAAGGTAAAATTGCTGCAAATAACAAAGCTATGGCTGAAAAAGCTGAAGCTGAAGCTAAGAAAGCTTTGGAAGATTTAAAAGCTGGAATGCAGGTAACTGAATCTGGTCTTTACTATAAAATTACTAAAAAGACTGAAGGAAAGACTGCTAAAGCTGGTGACAACGTACAGGTACATTACGCAGGTAAATTGACTAACGGAACTGAATTCGACTCTTCATTCAAAAGAAATGAACCTCTTGAATTCCCTGTAGGAACAGGTAGAGTAATCAAAGGATGGGACGAAGGAATCTTGTTATTGAAAGAAGGTGAAACTGCTACTTTATTGATTCCACCAGCAATGGGTTACGGGGAAAGAGGTGCAGGAGGAGTAATTCCACCAAATGCATGGTTAATCTTCGATGTAGAATTGGTAAAAGTTCCTTAA
- a CDS encoding type II toxin-antitoxin system RelE/ParE family toxin, translating to MAQRKIVWTKKANIERKEILEYWIDKNKSTRFSKKLNLLFVESLKQICIYPNLGRKTSDEKTRVIIVRNYLIFYEFNEKEIIIQSIWDGRRDTK from the coding sequence ATGGCTCAACGAAAAATAGTCTGGACTAAAAAAGCCAATATTGAACGTAAAGAAATTTTAGAATATTGGATTGATAAAAATAAATCAACAAGATTCAGTAAAAAATTGAATTTGCTTTTTGTTGAATCTTTAAAGCAAATCTGTATTTATCCAAATCTCGGTAGGAAAACTAGTGATGAAAAAACAAGAGTTATCATTGTTAGAAACTATTTGATTTTTTATGAGTTCAACGAAAAAGAAATCATCATACAATCGATCTGGGATGGCAGACGTGACACAAAATAA
- a CDS encoding 1,4-dihydroxy-2-naphthoyl-CoA synthase produces the protein MIEWKTVKEYEDITYKKCNGVARIAFNRPEIRNAFRPKTTSELYDAFYDASEDPSIGVVLLSGEGPSSKDGVWAFCSGGDQKARGQQGYVGEDGRHRLNILEVQRLIRFMPKAVIAVVPGWAVGGGHSLHVVCDLTLASKEHAIFKQTDADVTSFDGGYGSAYLAKMVGQKKAREIFFLGRNYNAQEAFDMGMVNAVIPHDELEDTAYEWAQEILAKSPMSIRMLKFAMNLTDDGMVGQQVFAGEATRLAYMTEEAKEGRNAFLEKRKPDFGKDQWIS, from the coding sequence ATGATCGAGTGGAAAACCGTAAAGGAATACGAAGATATTACTTATAAAAAATGCAACGGAGTGGCAAGAATTGCCTTCAACAGACCGGAAATCCGTAATGCTTTCAGACCTAAAACAACTTCAGAATTGTACGATGCTTTTTATGATGCATCAGAAGACCCGTCAATTGGGGTGGTTTTGCTTTCAGGAGAAGGACCAAGTTCTAAAGACGGAGTTTGGGCTTTCTGTAGCGGAGGCGACCAAAAAGCAAGAGGTCAGCAAGGTTATGTAGGCGAAGATGGAAGACACCGTTTGAATATTCTGGAAGTTCAAAGGCTGATTCGTTTTATGCCAAAAGCTGTGATTGCGGTTGTTCCGGGTTGGGCAGTTGGTGGTGGTCACTCGCTTCATGTAGTTTGTGATTTGACGCTTGCGAGTAAAGAACACGCAATTTTCAAACAAACTGATGCTGACGTAACGAGCTTTGATGGCGGTTACGGTTCTGCTTATTTAGCGAAAATGGTTGGACAGAAAAAAGCACGTGAGATTTTCTTTTTAGGACGAAATTATAATGCGCAGGAAGCTTTTGATATGGGAATGGTGAATGCTGTAATTCCTCACGACGAGCTTGAAGATACTGCTTACGAATGGGCGCAGGAAATTTTGGCTAAATCTCCAATGTCAATCAGAATGTTGAAGTTTGCAATGAACCTTACAGACGACGGAATGGTTGGTCAGCAGGTTTTTGCAGGTGAAGCAACTCGTTTGGCGTACATGACTGAAGAAGCAAAAGAAGGTAGAAATGCTTTCCTTGAAAAGAGAAAGCCAGATTTTGGGAAAGATCAGTGGATTTCTTAA
- a CDS encoding PH domain-containing protein: MEQNFQNPQILDFEIPDFDDLKLTDVSPKYLKIILFNLGLFSVFLIGAVAVAFYFFYFNLSLIQVWTIVIGIFLMIVFLFLNTLIGFKFRKYAVREKDLVYQYGWLKRSVIIVPFNRIQHIKVEQGWFSKILGLKSVSVFTAGVSGGDITVNGLPEDIAEGINHHIRGTISKEKTEDGGEV; this comes from the coding sequence ATGGAGCAAAACTTTCAAAACCCACAGATTTTAGATTTCGAAATTCCTGATTTCGATGATTTAAAATTGACAGATGTCTCACCAAAATACCTAAAGATTATTTTATTTAATCTGGGTTTATTCTCTGTTTTTCTAATCGGAGCAGTTGCTGTAGCTTTTTATTTTTTTTATTTCAATTTGAGCCTTATTCAGGTTTGGACGATTGTTATCGGAATTTTTCTGATGATTGTTTTTCTTTTTCTGAATACTCTGATTGGTTTTAAATTCAGAAAATACGCAGTTCGTGAAAAAGATTTGGTGTACCAATATGGCTGGTTAAAACGAAGCGTGATTATTGTTCCGTTCAACCGAATTCAACACATCAAAGTAGAGCAGGGTTGGTTTTCTAAAATATTGGGCTTAAAATCAGTTTCGGTTTTTACGGCTGGAGTAAGTGGTGGAGATATTACTGTAAATGGGCTTCCTGAAGATATTGCTGAAGGAATTAATCATCACATCAGAGGAACAATTTCGAAAGAAAAAACAGAAGATGGAGGAGAAGTTTAA